The Engystomops pustulosus chromosome 4, aEngPut4.maternal, whole genome shotgun sequence genome contains a region encoding:
- the LOC140126654 gene encoding polyadenylate-binding protein 1-like produces the protein MHRPQQKMGSEHRKPSETSLFIANLHPDVSELMLFEKFRPAGPILSIRVCRDPVTRLSYGYAYVNFQSTTDAQRVVDTMNYDVICGRPVRIMWSLHDPSLYKSGVFIKNLESSIDTKTLEETFSPFGKIQASRMMGDEMGSALVHFERQESAAEAIAKMNGVLLNGHKILVEPFKSRSKREVEFCARAAKDFTNIYIKNFGEEVDDKKLKELFNSCGRMLSVKVMTDETGKSKGFGFVNFEQHEDAQKAVKEMNGRIWNGRIIYVGRAQKKAERHYELKRKFEQIKRERVNRCQGNNLYVKNLDHGITDERLWKEFSPFGSITSAKVMVEGGRSKGYGFVCFSSPQEASKALTEMNGRIVSKKPLYVSLAQRKAERQAQLTDLYMKRLASDRAVPYGGSSYKLPLFGPMPTLPPAQIHAAYYKNRQIAQVRPIPPWKSQSDIFTLFPNMPGAIQSSPRLPTLNTTTSTQSTEPQTTGSTALTGHSVRQYKYSAGARNLHNLLEQLNNRPSIAPQQPSLLVQGQEPLTATLLSSSSPEEQKEVLGERLFPLVQAIQPEMASKITGMLLELDNSELLHMLESPESLHSMVDEAIEVLRTHQTKEASHEKEIKAV, from the coding sequence ATGCACCGTCCGCAGCAGAAGATGGGCTCCGAGCACCGCAAACCCAGTGAGACGTCCCTGTTTATAGCTAACCTGCACCCAGATGTCTCCGAACTTATGTTATTTGAGAAGTTCCGTCCTGCCGGCCCCATCCTGTCTATCAGGGTGTGCAGAGACCCGGTGACCCGGCTATCTTATGGCTATGCCTATGTCAACTTCCAGAGCACTACAGATGCTCAGCGAGTGGTGGATACGATGAACTATGACGTCATCTGTGGCCGGCCTGTGCGTATAATGTGGTCCTTACATGACCCCTCCCTATATAAGAGCGGGGTCTTCATCAAGAACCTGGAGAGCTCCATTGATACTAAAACTCTGGAGGAGACTTTCTCCCCTTTTGGAAAAATCCAGGCATCCAGAATGATGGGTGATGAAATGGGATCAGCCTTGGTTCATTTTGAGAGGCAGGAGTCTGCTGCGGAGGCTATAGCCAAGATGAATGGTGTGCTTTTAAATGGCCACAAGATATTGGTCGAACCGTTTAAGTCACGCAGTAAACGGGAAGTGGAGTTTTGCGCCAGAGCTGCCAAGGATTTCACCAACATTTATATCAAGAACTTTGGAGAAGAAGTAGATGATAAAAAGCTCAAAGAATTGTTTAATTCCTGTGGACGGATGCTGAGTGTTAAAGTCATGACTGATGAAACAGGGAAGTCCAAAGGTTTTGGCTTTGTCAATTTTGAACAACACGAAGATGcccaaaaagctgtcaaagaaatGAATGGCCGGATCTGGAATGGTAGGATCATTTATGTAGGTCGAGCCCAGAAGAAGGCTGAGAGACATTATGAGCTTAAGAGAAAGTTTGAGCAGATAAAGCGAGAGAGAGTTAATAGGTGCCAGGGTAACAATCTTTATGTTAAAAATCTTGACCATGGGATTACTGATGAGAGGCTATGGAAAGAGTTTTCTCCATTTGGAAGCATCACCAGTGCAAAGGTAATGGTTGAAGGTGGACGCAGCAAAGGATACGGTTTTGTGTGTTTTTCCTCTCCACAAGAGGCGTCCAAAGCGCTCACTGAGATGAATGGTAGAATTGTCTCTAAGAAACCACTCTATGTTTCCCTGGCACAGCGCAAGGCAGAGCGTCAAGCTCAGCTAACAGACCTATACATGAAGAGGCTAGCCAGTGATAGAGCCGTACCCTATGGTGGAAGCTCTTATAAGTTGCCTTTATTTGGCCCCATGCCtactcttccaccagctcagatcCATGCTGCATATTACAAAAATAGACAGATTGCTCAAGTTAGACCAATACCCCCTTGGAAATCACAGAGTGATATATTTACACTATTTCCAAATATGCCAGGGGCCATCCAGTCTTCTCCAAGATTGCCAACTCTGAACACAACCACATCAACTCAATCAACAGAGCCCCAAACTACAGGCAGCACTGCTCTCACAGGTCACTCAGTCCGTCAGTATAAGTACAGCGCAGGAGCTCGTAATCTCCATAACCTTCTGGAGCAACTTAATAATCGACCATCTATTGCCCCCCAGCAGCCTTCGCTCCTTGTTCAAGGACAGGAGCCCCTGACTGCCACTCTGCTGTCCTCATCCTCTCCAGAGGAGCAGAAAGAAGTGCTAGGAGAGCGCCTCTTCCCTCTGGTTCAAGCCATACAACCTGAAATGGCTAGTAAAATAACAGGGATGTTGCTGGAGCTTGATAATTCTGAATTGCTCCACATGCTCGAGTCTCCAGAATCCCTCCACTCCATGGTAGATGAAGCCATTGAAGTACTGCGCACCCATCAGACTAAGGAAGCATCTcatgaaaaagaaataaaagctGTTTAA